A section of the Cryobacterium soli genome encodes:
- a CDS encoding SDR family NAD(P)-dependent oxidoreductase, whose translation MTLTLITGANKSLGLETARRLIEAGHTVYAGMRDLANGDAARELGAHPVQLDVTDQASVDAAFASLPDLDVLVNNAGILGTSFGVDDLSTETMAAVFDTNVLGIVRVTQAALPALRRSAHPVIVNVASGVGWPVFSAPRDTTSSRCQPSPTRHRRPR comes from the coding sequence ATGACACTCACACTCATCACCGGGGCCAACAAGAGCCTCGGCCTCGAAACCGCCCGCCGCCTCATCGAGGCCGGCCACACCGTCTACGCCGGGATGCGCGACCTTGCGAACGGGGATGCCGCCCGTGAGCTGGGCGCCCACCCCGTGCAGCTGGACGTCACCGACCAGGCGAGCGTCGACGCCGCGTTCGCCTCCCTGCCCGACCTGGACGTGCTCGTCAACAACGCCGGCATCCTCGGCACCTCGTTCGGGGTCGATGACCTATCGACCGAGACGATGGCCGCGGTGTTCGACACGAATGTGCTGGGGATCGTGCGCGTCACCCAGGCCGCGTTGCCCGCGCTTCGCCGCTCGGCGCATCCGGTGATCGTCAACGTCGCGTCAGGCGTCGGCTGGCCCGTTTTCTCAGCACCGAGGGACACGACGAGTTCCCGGTGCCAGCCATCCCCTACGCGGCATCGAAGGCCGCGGTGA
- a CDS encoding LysR family transcriptional regulator: protein MELRQLEHFVTVADERHFTRAAELLHISQSGLSASIRALEIELGTSLFIRSTRRVELTAAGQALLADALRTLASAAAAQNAVAAVRGLMRGRLTVGAEPCLGSVDLPAELARFRTANQGVEVRLRQVGSVELIEGVASGTTDVALVVVTGDTPPGVRLHPLSSQKMVVLCHPDHPVASLDEVDLETLRAEPLVGFQAGWGAHMLARRAFAAAGFEYRAALEVNDVHPLLELVGYNLGVAIVPTSFAQKRPDDLVAVPLPASVPEWTVAVAVADEPSPAASAFLEQLLEDVAAARTGTEVLGAADDRVGTAA from the coding sequence ATGGAATTGCGCCAGCTTGAGCACTTTGTGACGGTCGCCGACGAACGCCACTTCACCCGGGCAGCCGAGCTGCTGCACATCTCCCAGTCGGGGCTCTCCGCGTCCATTCGGGCGCTCGAGATCGAGCTGGGCACGTCGCTGTTCATCCGCAGCACCCGCCGGGTCGAGCTCACGGCCGCCGGCCAGGCCCTGCTGGCAGATGCGCTGCGCACGCTCGCGAGCGCCGCCGCCGCCCAGAACGCGGTCGCCGCGGTGCGCGGCCTGATGCGCGGCCGCCTCACCGTGGGCGCCGAGCCGTGCCTGGGCTCCGTGGACCTGCCCGCCGAGCTCGCCCGCTTCCGCACCGCCAACCAGGGGGTTGAGGTGCGGCTGCGCCAGGTGGGCTCCGTCGAGCTCATCGAGGGCGTGGCGAGCGGCACCACCGACGTTGCCCTGGTCGTGGTGACAGGCGACACCCCGCCCGGGGTGCGCCTGCACCCGTTGAGCAGCCAGAAGATGGTGGTGCTCTGCCACCCCGACCACCCCGTCGCGTCCCTCGACGAGGTAGACCTGGAGACCCTCCGGGCCGAGCCCCTGGTCGGCTTCCAGGCCGGCTGGGGCGCGCATATGCTCGCCCGGCGCGCGTTCGCCGCGGCCGGCTTCGAGTACCGGGCGGCGCTGGAGGTCAACGACGTGCATCCGCTGCTCGAATTGGTGGGATACAACCTCGGTGTGGCGATCGTGCCCACGAGTTTCGCGCAGAAGCGGCCGGATGACCTCGTGGCCGTGCCGCTGCCGGCCAGCGTGCCTGAGTGGACCGTGGCCGTCGCCGTGGCCGACGAGCCGAGCCCGGCCGCGTCGGCGTTCCTCGAGCAACTACTCGAAGACGTCGCCGCCGCCCGGACCGGCACCGAGGTCCTCGGTGCAGCAGACGACCGCGTGGGCACTGCGGCCTGA
- a CDS encoding putative quinol monooxygenase, with protein sequence MTATVHLTLQLDPNALDRAAAVLTETLTATRAWPGNEGLEVIVDDADATHVIVVETWANAADHAAYAEWRTTPEGVNRLGEILAAPPVKTVFSERIPLGL encoded by the coding sequence ATGACCGCCACCGTTCATCTCACCCTGCAGCTCGACCCGAACGCGCTCGATCGCGCAGCCGCTGTGCTCACCGAGACCCTGACCGCCACCCGCGCCTGGCCCGGTAACGAGGGACTCGAAGTGATCGTGGACGACGCCGACGCGACACACGTGATCGTGGTCGAGACCTGGGCCAACGCGGCCGACCACGCGGCCTACGCCGAGTGGCGCACCACCCCGGAGGGCGTCAACCGGCTCGGCGAGATCCTGGCCGCCCCGCCCGTGAAGACTGTCTTCTCCGAGCGGATCCCGCTGGGCCTCTAG
- a CDS encoding aldo/keto reductase, producing the protein MKTRQLGDRTVSSIGLGGMPMSIEGRPDEARSIATIHAALEEGVTLIDTADAYHLHADEVGHNESLIARALASWGGDTSQVVVATKGGHLRPGDGSWYVDGRPEYLKQAAKASLARLGGDAIDLYHHHRPDPAVPYADSIGAIRDLLDDGVIRLAGISNANPEQIREAYEILGGRLASVQNQYSPAFRSSQAELDLCTELGVAFLSWSPLGGIKSAADLGTRFAPFQQVADAHGVSPQVVTLAWHLAASPRVIPIPGASRPESIRDSAHAADLTLSAEELAALNAA; encoded by the coding sequence ATGAAGACCCGTCAACTCGGCGACCGCACCGTGAGTTCCATCGGCCTGGGCGGCATGCCCATGTCGATCGAGGGCCGGCCAGACGAGGCCCGCTCCATCGCCACCATCCACGCCGCCCTCGAGGAGGGCGTGACCCTGATCGACACGGCGGATGCGTACCACCTGCACGCCGACGAGGTCGGCCACAACGAGTCGCTCATCGCCCGCGCCCTTGCATCCTGGGGCGGCGACACCTCGCAGGTGGTCGTGGCCACCAAGGGCGGGCACCTGCGCCCCGGCGACGGCAGCTGGTACGTCGACGGGCGGCCCGAGTACCTCAAGCAGGCGGCGAAGGCGTCGCTGGCGCGGCTCGGCGGCGACGCCATCGACCTGTACCACCACCACCGGCCCGACCCGGCGGTTCCCTACGCGGATTCCATCGGCGCCATCCGCGACCTGCTCGACGACGGTGTCATCCGCCTCGCCGGCATCTCCAACGCCAACCCGGAGCAGATCCGCGAGGCGTATGAGATCCTCGGCGGCCGGCTGGCCAGTGTACAGAACCAGTACTCGCCGGCGTTCCGCAGCAGCCAGGCCGAGCTGGACCTCTGCACCGAACTCGGTGTCGCGTTCCTGTCCTGGAGCCCGCTGGGCGGCATCAAGTCCGCCGCCGACCTCGGCACCCGGTTCGCCCCGTTCCAGCAGGTGGCGGATGCCCACGGCGTGAGCCCGCAGGTCGTCACGCTGGCCTGGCACCTGGCCGCCTCCCCCCGGGTGATCCCCATTCCCGGGGCGAGCCGGCCGGAGAGCATCCGGGATTCGGCCCACGCGGCCGACCTCACCCTCTCGGCCGAGGAACTGGCCGCGCTCAACGCGGCCTGA
- a CDS encoding NAD-dependent epimerase/dehydratase family protein — protein MSAAVNVLFIGGSGVISAAAAELAVARGHRLTVLNRGQSDLREVPAAAELITADVRDAEAVTAALGERTFDVVVDFVAFTPEHVRADIAQFAGRTGQYVFISSASAYQKPPAALPVRESTPLHNPFWQYSRDKIACEDVLMEAYREQGFPVTIIRPSHTYDRTQITLLNGWTDIHRMRTGQPVVVHGDGTSLWTLTHSTDFAKALVGLFGRSQALGDSFTITSDEYLPWDAIYAEYARAAGAPAPEIVHVASDTMAAENPEWSGGLLGDRSHSVIFDNTKVKALVPDFVCTTPVALGFREAIAWFDAHPEQQVVDAALNATLDRLVSAHSTRS, from the coding sequence GTGAGCGCCGCAGTGAACGTTCTCTTCATCGGCGGCAGTGGCGTCATCAGCGCGGCCGCCGCGGAGCTGGCCGTGGCCCGCGGGCACCGTCTCACCGTGCTCAACCGCGGCCAGTCCGACCTGCGTGAGGTGCCCGCCGCCGCCGAGCTCATCACCGCCGACGTACGGGATGCGGAGGCGGTCACCGCCGCCCTCGGTGAGCGCACCTTCGACGTCGTCGTGGACTTCGTGGCGTTCACACCCGAGCACGTACGCGCCGACATCGCCCAGTTCGCCGGTCGCACCGGTCAGTACGTCTTCATCAGCTCGGCCTCGGCGTACCAGAAGCCGCCGGCCGCGCTGCCGGTGCGGGAGTCCACACCGCTGCATAACCCGTTCTGGCAGTACTCCCGCGACAAGATCGCCTGCGAAGACGTTCTGATGGAGGCCTACCGCGAGCAGGGCTTCCCGGTCACGATCATCCGCCCGTCGCACACCTACGACCGCACCCAGATCACGCTGCTGAACGGCTGGACCGACATCCACCGGATGCGCACTGGCCAGCCGGTCGTGGTGCACGGCGACGGCACGTCGCTGTGGACGCTCACGCACAGCACCGACTTCGCCAAGGCTCTCGTCGGCCTGTTCGGCCGGTCCCAGGCCCTGGGCGACAGCTTCACCATCACCTCGGACGAGTACCTGCCCTGGGACGCCATCTACGCAGAGTACGCCCGCGCGGCCGGCGCCCCCGCGCCCGAGATCGTGCACGTGGCCAGCGACACCATGGCCGCCGAGAACCCGGAGTGGAGCGGCGGGCTGCTCGGCGACCGATCACACTCGGTCATCTTCGACAACACCAAGGTGAAAGCGCTCGTGCCCGACTTCGTCTGCACCACTCCCGTCGCCCTCGGCTTCCGCGAGGCGATCGCCTGGTTCGACGCGCATCCGGAGCAGCAGGTCGTGGATGCGGCGCTCAACGCCACGCTCGACCGGCTCGTGAGCGCGCATTCCACCCGTTCCTGA
- a CDS encoding aldo/keto reductase, protein MEYTHLGRSGLSVSRLCLGTMNFGPETDEPTSFGIMDAARSAGINFFDTANVYGSKLGRGATESILGRWFAQGGARREDTVLATKVYGTMSERPNDGKLSALNIRRSLDESLKRLQTDHIDLFQFHHVDRDTPWDEIWQAMETAVAQGKILYAGSSNFAGWHIATAQAEARKRNFTGLVSEQSLYNLLKRDIEREVIPAAQANGMGIMPWSPLEGGLLGGVLRKERDGSRRASGANAEKLEKNRDAIGAYEDFAAELGTEPGDLGLAWLMHQKAVTAPIIGPRTMDQLEAGLRAVDVKLDQAALTRLDEIFPGYKTAPEDYAW, encoded by the coding sequence ATGGAATACACACACCTCGGCCGCTCCGGCCTGTCGGTTTCGCGTCTCTGCCTGGGCACCATGAACTTCGGACCGGAGACCGACGAGCCCACCTCGTTCGGCATCATGGACGCCGCGCGTTCGGCGGGCATCAACTTCTTCGACACTGCCAACGTCTACGGCTCGAAGCTGGGCCGCGGCGCCACCGAGAGCATCCTCGGCCGGTGGTTCGCGCAGGGTGGCGCGCGCCGCGAGGACACCGTGCTGGCCACGAAGGTCTACGGCACCATGTCCGAGCGTCCCAACGACGGCAAACTGTCGGCGCTCAACATCCGTCGTTCGCTCGACGAAAGCCTGAAGCGGCTGCAGACCGACCACATCGACCTGTTCCAGTTCCACCATGTGGACCGGGACACCCCGTGGGACGAGATCTGGCAGGCCATGGAAACCGCAGTGGCACAGGGCAAGATCCTCTACGCCGGCAGCAGCAACTTCGCCGGCTGGCACATCGCCACCGCGCAGGCCGAGGCCCGCAAGCGTAATTTCACCGGGCTGGTCAGCGAGCAGTCGCTGTACAACCTGCTCAAGCGCGACATTGAACGTGAGGTGATCCCGGCGGCGCAGGCCAACGGGATGGGCATCATGCCCTGGTCCCCGCTCGAGGGCGGCCTGCTCGGTGGGGTGCTGCGCAAGGAGCGGGACGGCAGCCGCCGGGCCTCCGGTGCCAACGCGGAAAAGCTCGAGAAGAACCGTGACGCCATCGGCGCCTACGAGGACTTCGCCGCCGAGCTCGGCACCGAGCCGGGCGACCTTGGCCTGGCCTGGCTGATGCACCAGAAGGCCGTGACCGCACCGATCATCGGCCCGCGCACCATGGACCAGCTCGAGGCCGGGCTGCGTGCAGTGGACGTGAAGCTCGACCAGGCCGCGCTGACGAGGCTCGACGAGATCTTCCCCGGCTACAAGACCGCGCCGGAAGACTACGCCTGGTGA
- a CDS encoding carbohydrate kinase family protein, with product MTPDRSLPATTRALVIGEALIDIVRRPGAEPVSHAGGSPMNVAYGLGRLGVPTTLVTQIGADPFGDLIAEHLRSAGVHLLPGSVTASATSSATATLDDAGAATYDFDLRWDLPELSLPAPCTLIHTGSIAAVLQPGARAVLGAFTGAPAGTLLSYDPNVRPGIMGSRDEVVRAVEELAAAAHVVKMSDEDAAWLYPGRDLDQITRDYVAAGVALVAITRGGDGAMLRAGGATAELAAHPVAVVDTIGAGDSFMSGLLYAILAGGATEAVLQNALGATDLGRLGQTALASAAVTVSRAGANPPTVAELAAR from the coding sequence ATGACGCCTGACCGCTCGTTGCCCGCCACCACCCGCGCCCTCGTGATCGGGGAGGCCCTGATCGACATCGTGCGGCGGCCCGGCGCCGAGCCGGTGAGCCACGCCGGCGGCAGCCCGATGAACGTGGCGTACGGGCTGGGCCGGCTCGGCGTGCCCACCACCCTGGTCACCCAGATCGGCGCCGACCCGTTCGGCGACCTCATCGCCGAGCACCTGCGCTCCGCCGGCGTGCACCTGCTGCCCGGGTCGGTCACGGCGAGCGCCACCTCCAGCGCCACCGCCACCCTCGACGACGCCGGTGCCGCCACGTACGACTTCGACCTGCGCTGGGACCTGCCGGAGCTGTCGCTGCCGGCTCCGTGCACCCTCATCCACACCGGTTCGATCGCCGCGGTCCTGCAGCCCGGCGCCCGGGCGGTGCTCGGCGCGTTCACGGGCGCCCCGGCCGGCACTCTGCTCAGCTATGACCCCAACGTGCGGCCGGGGATCATGGGCAGCCGCGACGAGGTGGTGCGGGCCGTCGAGGAGCTGGCTGCCGCCGCCCACGTGGTGAAGATGAGCGACGAGGATGCCGCGTGGCTGTACCCGGGCCGCGACCTGGACCAGATCACGCGGGACTACGTGGCGGCGGGGGTGGCCCTGGTCGCCATCACCCGCGGCGGCGACGGGGCGATGCTCCGCGCCGGCGGCGCCACGGCCGAGCTGGCGGCGCATCCGGTGGCCGTGGTCGACACCATCGGGGCGGGCGACTCGTTCATGTCGGGCCTGCTCTACGCGATCCTCGCGGGCGGGGCCACCGAGGCCGTGCTGCAGAACGCGCTGGGCGCGACGGACCTCGGCCGGCTGGGCCAGACCGCCCTGGCCAGCGCCGCGGTCACGGTGTCGCGCGCCGGCGCGAACCCGCCCACCGTGGCGGAGCTCGCAGCGCGCTGA
- a CDS encoding dihydrofolate reductase family protein, with protein sequence MGILICTGITSLDGYVADESGNFDWSVPSEEVHTFVNDLERSVGTYLYGRRLYEVMVAWETMHLHDDDQPAVMRDYTAIWQAADKIVYSSTLTEASSRRTRIERSFDPEAVRELKRTASGNLSVGGPHLAAQAFAAGLVDEVQLFVSPVVVGGGTRFLPDHLSLSLELKDEYAFRNGVVYLGYRVRR encoded by the coding sequence ATGGGCATTCTGATCTGCACGGGCATCACCTCACTCGACGGCTACGTGGCCGACGAGTCGGGCAACTTCGACTGGAGCGTGCCCAGCGAGGAGGTGCACACCTTCGTCAACGACCTGGAGCGGTCGGTGGGCACCTACCTCTACGGCCGGCGACTGTACGAGGTGATGGTGGCGTGGGAGACCATGCACCTGCACGACGACGACCAGCCCGCCGTGATGCGCGACTACACCGCGATCTGGCAGGCCGCCGACAAGATCGTCTATTCCAGCACCCTCACGGAGGCGTCCAGCCGGCGCACCCGCATCGAGCGCAGCTTCGATCCGGAGGCGGTGCGGGAGCTCAAGCGCACCGCCTCCGGCAACCTGTCGGTGGGCGGCCCGCACCTGGCCGCGCAGGCCTTCGCGGCCGGGCTGGTCGACGAGGTGCAGCTGTTCGTGTCGCCCGTGGTGGTGGGCGGTGGCACGAGGTTCCTGCCCGACCATCTGTCACTGTCCCTCGAGTTGAAGGACGAGTACGCCTTCCGCAACGGTGTGGTCTACCTCGGCTACCGGGTGCGCCGGTAG
- a CDS encoding carboxylesterase/lipase family protein has translation MDTVDVSTTAGVVRGRRRPGSAAFLGIPYAAPPVGELRFAAPVPHPPWPGVLDAGSPGATPQRIDGGDTTLVPEPSFPGESTLNVSVFTPDATPAAEGAGLPVLVYIHGGGYTSGSAASPWYDGAGFNRHGVVTVNVSYRLGFDGFGWIEDAPLNRGVLDWLLALEWVQRNIRFFGGDPARVTIAGQSAGGGAVLTLLGSPRAQPLFARAIVISGVATHLTPDQAEQTGRRLAELAGVAPTRVGLGALTEQQILAEQPRATALPAGTPAGPLGEIANTLVGGLPFGPVIDGDLVPLATGAAVRVGIGADKALMLGSTDHEFNFAMNELTDELAGEDAAEMLGRLGVAVPAARAYAAAHDQRGTADVLGQFASDRAIRGVMLQVAEARTAVAADRAAAASAALAVAASVGVAVGRAAEAAPTWLWAFAWRSPTFGGALHCLDLPFFFDALDAPRVAVLTGPAPSQRLADEVHGSAVAFIAGGDPAWPAWTVGEPVDAQPVIRYDAAPAGPTVAASAPATEVATVAATYAGAAMAFVTEAASAPPQPA, from the coding sequence ATGGACACCGTCGACGTCAGCACCACAGCCGGGGTCGTCCGCGGCCGCCGGAGGCCCGGCTCCGCGGCCTTCCTCGGCATCCCGTACGCGGCCCCGCCGGTGGGTGAATTGCGTTTCGCCGCGCCCGTGCCGCATCCGCCGTGGCCTGGCGTGCTGGATGCCGGCAGCCCCGGCGCCACCCCGCAGCGCATCGACGGCGGCGACACCACCCTGGTGCCGGAGCCCAGCTTCCCCGGCGAGTCCACCCTGAACGTGAGCGTGTTCACGCCCGATGCGACCCCCGCTGCTGAGGGTGCTGGCCTGCCGGTGCTGGTCTACATCCACGGCGGCGGCTACACCTCCGGCTCGGCCGCCAGCCCCTGGTATGACGGCGCGGGGTTCAACCGGCACGGTGTGGTCACCGTGAATGTGTCGTACCGGCTCGGCTTCGACGGCTTCGGCTGGATCGAGGACGCGCCGCTGAACCGAGGTGTGCTCGACTGGCTGCTGGCGCTCGAGTGGGTGCAGCGCAACATCCGTTTCTTCGGCGGCGACCCGGCCCGGGTCACCATCGCCGGCCAGTCCGCCGGCGGCGGGGCCGTGCTCACCCTGCTCGGCTCGCCGCGCGCGCAACCGCTCTTCGCGCGGGCGATCGTCATCTCCGGGGTTGCCACCCACCTCACGCCCGATCAGGCGGAGCAGACCGGCCGGCGCCTCGCCGAGCTGGCCGGGGTGGCGCCCACCCGGGTGGGCCTGGGCGCGCTCACCGAGCAGCAGATCCTGGCCGAGCAGCCGCGGGCCACGGCGCTGCCCGCCGGCACCCCGGCAGGGCCGCTCGGCGAGATCGCGAACACCCTCGTGGGCGGGCTGCCGTTCGGTCCGGTGATCGACGGGGACCTCGTGCCGCTGGCCACCGGTGCTGCGGTGCGGGTTGGCATCGGCGCCGACAAGGCGCTGATGCTCGGCAGCACCGACCACGAGTTCAACTTCGCCATGAACGAGCTCACCGACGAGCTCGCGGGCGAGGACGCCGCCGAGATGCTCGGCCGGCTCGGCGTCGCCGTGCCCGCCGCGCGCGCCTACGCCGCAGCCCACGACCAGCGCGGCACCGCCGACGTCCTCGGCCAGTTCGCCTCGGACCGCGCGATCCGCGGCGTGATGCTGCAGGTCGCCGAAGCGCGCACCGCGGTCGCGGCCGACCGGGCCGCGGCCGCATCCGCCGCCCTGGCCGTCGCCGCCTCTGTCGGTGTCGCCGTGGGCCGGGCCGCGGAGGCCGCGCCCACCTGGCTCTGGGCGTTCGCCTGGCGCTCGCCCACGTTCGGCGGAGCGCTGCACTGCCTCGACCTGCCGTTCTTCTTCGACGCTCTCGACGCCCCACGGGTTGCGGTGCTGACCGGCCCGGCGCCGTCGCAGCGACTGGCCGACGAGGTGCACGGCTCCGCGGTGGCCTTCATCGCCGGCGGAGACCCCGCCTGGCCGGCCTGGACCGTCGGCGAGCCCGTCGACGCCCAGCCGGTGATCCGCTACGACGCCGCCCCGGCCGGCCCCACCGTCGCCGCTAGCGCCCCAGCTACCGAGGTCGCGACTGTCGCCGCCACCTACGCCGGAGCAGCCATGGCCTTCGTCACTGAAGCCGCCAGCGCGCCACCCCAGCCGGCCTGA
- a CDS encoding cupin domain-containing protein, with translation MSTITHTLQVKSHDKPDERRTPEKTLLELNHLNEYSIGRMTMQPGWTWADDIKPVVNTDSCQLLHVGYCVSGSLETMLDDGTTATISSGDSYVIPPGHNARVLGDEPYVAIEVHSAADYGVPSGS, from the coding sequence ATGTCCACCATCACCCACACCCTGCAGGTCAAGTCTCACGACAAGCCTGACGAGCGCCGCACGCCCGAGAAGACTCTGCTGGAGCTCAACCACCTGAACGAGTACTCGATCGGCCGCATGACCATGCAGCCCGGCTGGACCTGGGCGGATGACATCAAGCCGGTGGTGAACACCGACTCCTGTCAGTTGCTGCACGTGGGCTACTGCGTGTCAGGGTCGCTGGAGACGATGCTCGACGACGGCACAACGGCCACCATCAGCAGCGGGGACTCCTATGTGATCCCGCCCGGGCACAACGCCCGGGTGCTCGGCGATGAACCGTACGTCGCCATCGAGGTGCACAGCGCGGCCGACTACGGGGTTCCGAGCGGCAGCTGA
- a CDS encoding glutathione peroxidase yields the protein MNIREIPLTAADGSTTSLAAYADKVVLVVNVASRCGLTPQYETLEQLQRTYADQGFTVLGFPCNQFGLGETGSKEKIEAFCSTTYGITFPLMEKTKVNGGSQHPLYAELTQTPDGAGKAGKVKWNFEKFVISPAGAVSRFRPTTLPDSPEVIAAIESGLAELKPAA from the coding sequence ATGAACATTCGCGAGATCCCGCTCACCGCCGCCGACGGCTCCACCACGTCGCTGGCCGCGTACGCCGACAAGGTGGTGCTCGTCGTCAACGTGGCCTCCCGTTGCGGCCTCACCCCGCAGTACGAGACCCTCGAGCAGCTGCAGCGCACCTACGCCGACCAGGGCTTCACCGTCCTCGGCTTCCCGTGCAACCAGTTCGGCCTCGGCGAGACCGGCTCCAAGGAGAAGATCGAGGCGTTCTGCTCCACGACCTACGGCATCACCTTTCCGCTGATGGAGAAGACGAAGGTGAACGGCGGCTCGCAGCATCCGCTCTATGCCGAGCTCACCCAGACGCCGGATGGCGCGGGCAAGGCCGGCAAGGTGAAATGGAACTTCGAGAAGTTCGTGATCTCGCCCGCCGGTGCGGTGTCCCGGTTCCGCCCGACCACGCTGCCCGACTCCCCCGAGGTCATCGCCGCCATCGAGTCCGGCCTGGCCGAGCTGAAACCCGCCGCGTAG
- a CDS encoding DUF1206 domain-containing protein → MTDLSAEPAADRADEARERLKQVAQRAHRNKSVRASARLGLLANGLVHALIGGTALGVANGGTGEADQLGALTAISTGPGGTVVLWLSTIALWGLALWQGTNAAFSVAPNRRVLVFRRSLNVGKALGFALLGLVTFAVALGARSGGSEVVREADAAIVESPVGLFLLLVVGVTVGIIGGGLVWRGVRRNFREELRYLWGPTKVVVLTLGVFGHVAKGVAFLVTGALLVAAAVFADSRWVGGLDAGLRYLLTLQSGPVLLNVVAAGLIAFGLYLVARAAFLRH, encoded by the coding sequence GTGACCGACCTGTCCGCCGAACCGGCGGCAGACCGGGCCGACGAGGCCCGCGAGCGCTTGAAGCAGGTCGCTCAGCGCGCCCACCGCAACAAGTCGGTGCGCGCCTCCGCGCGGCTCGGCCTGTTGGCCAACGGCCTGGTGCACGCCCTCATCGGCGGCACCGCGTTGGGGGTCGCGAACGGCGGCACCGGCGAGGCCGACCAGCTCGGCGCCCTCACGGCCATTTCCACGGGCCCCGGCGGCACCGTGGTGCTCTGGCTCTCCACCATCGCCCTGTGGGGCCTGGCGCTCTGGCAGGGCACCAATGCCGCGTTCAGCGTGGCGCCCAACCGGCGGGTCCTGGTGTTCCGCCGCTCCCTCAACGTGGGCAAGGCTCTGGGCTTCGCACTGCTCGGCCTGGTCACCTTCGCCGTGGCGCTCGGTGCGCGCTCCGGGGGCAGCGAGGTGGTGCGGGAGGCCGACGCCGCCATCGTCGAGAGCCCGGTGGGCCTGTTCCTCCTGCTCGTGGTGGGCGTCACGGTGGGCATCATCGGCGGCGGGCTGGTCTGGCGCGGCGTGCGGCGCAACTTCCGCGAGGAGCTGCGCTACCTCTGGGGTCCGACCAAGGTCGTGGTGCTCACGCTCGGCGTCTTCGGCCACGTCGCCAAGGGCGTGGCGTTCCTGGTCACCGGCGCCCTGCTGGTGGCCGCGGCCGTGTTCGCCGACTCCCGCTGGGTGGGCGGGCTCGACGCTGGGTTGCGCTACCTGCTCACCCTGCAGTCCGGCCCGGTGCTGCTGAACGTGGTGGCCGCCGGCCTCATCGCATTCGGCCTGTACCTGGTGGCCCGGGCAGCGTTCCTGCGGCACTGA